TCAGCATCACCACCGTGGCCAGATTCCCTAGGCTCCCCTCGCTGGGGAAAACCCCAACCGCCCTGGTCCGCCGCTTCACCTCCCGGAAAAGCCGCTCCAGCGCATTCGTGCCCTTGATGTGCTTCTGGTGGCCGCTGGGAAAGTCCAGGTGGATCAGAGCTTCCCCCAAACCCTGGGCAAACACCTCCACCCCTCGCCTGTACCGGTCCCGGTAGCGTTCAACAAACTCTCGGGCCAGGGATTCCGCCGTGCCCCGCCGCCGCGCCACAAACACCTCCTGGAGCTCCGCACCGCTGCCAGCTGGCCCCAGGAAGCTCGGCCCTCGCCGCCTGGCGGATGGAAGGGGGGTCGTCGGAAATGACCAGCCTCACCCCACGAAGCCCCCGCTCCACCAGACCCTTCCGGAGGTTCCTCCAGGCCTCCTTCCGCTCCCCGCCCGCCGGTTCCACCGCCAGCAGCAAAATGTACGGGCTGCGCCCGTGACCTCGGTAGCCTTTCTCGTTCACCCCCACCGCCACCAGCAGGGCCAGGTCCACCACCCGCCCGCCCCGGTTCGCCTTGAAGTAGGCCGCGTCCAGGTAGAGGTAGGGGTAAGCCAGCCCCAAGGGCCGGCCCCGCCAGGCAGAGGGCGCCTCCTCCAGGCGCTGGGCTACCCTGGAGACCGCGTCCTTACCAATCCGCACTCGGGACAGACCTTCGGTGATGGCCGCCACCTTGCGGGTGGAGACCCCTTGCAGGTCCATCTCCAGGACGGCCGCTTCCACCTCCCCGGTCATCCGCTTGTAGCGCTCCAACACCTCGGTCAGGAAAGTCCCCTCCCGGTCCCGGGGTACCCGGAGCTGCGCGATCTTGCCCGCCGGCGTGATGAGGTCCCGGGTGTAGTGGCCGTTCCGCTCCCCGCGGCGGCTCGGGGTGCGCTCACGGTGACCCGCAGCCAGGTGCTCGGTCATCTCTTCTTCCAACACCTGCTCGATGATGGCCTTGACCCCTTCCCGGATGCGCCGGCTGATCTCCTCCTTGGTCAACCTCTTGAACCCCTCTTGGTTCATTCAGCCCTCCATGCTTAACCCACAAAATAAGCGACACTACCTGGGCATGCTCTACGATGGGAACATGGAGGAAAGAGGAAATGGGTAAGAGCGCCCGGCTTTTGGTGTTGGCAGATGCGCTAAGGCTCCGGCCCATGCGGGTGGGAGAGCTGGCCAAGAGGTTTGGGATAAGTGAGCGCACCGTGGAGCGGGATCTGAAGGCCCTCGAGGCCCTCGGCCACCCTTTAGAACGTGTGGGCCGGGGAATTTACCGGATCCCCGACCGTCCTCCGCCCCTGCACCCCATAGAGGCCCTGGCCCTTTTCGCCGCCGGGAGGCTCCTCTACCATCAGGCCCCCACCCGGCAGTACCGCCTGGCCCTGGACAAGCTGGCCCGGGCCCTGCCCGAGCCCCTGCGGAGCCTCCTTCTCAGGAGCACCGAGGGCCTAAAGGAGCGCCAGGGGGAAAGCCGCACCCTGGAGATGGTGGCCCGGGCCCTTTTGGAGAGGCGGGTCCTGGCTTTTGAGTACCGCTCCGGGGGGTCTAGGAACTGGCGGCCCAAGGAGCTTCTGGTCTACTTCCTAGAAGCTAACCGCACCAACCTGGGTCTGTACGCCATCGGCTACGAGCGGGGCTTCCACAGGGCGGTGGTCACCTTCAAGCTCTCCCGTATGCGCCACGCCCGCCTTCTAGACGAAACCTATAAAATCCCCGAGGACTTTGACCCGAGCGCCTACCTAAACCGGGCCTGGGGGGTGGTGGGGGTGCGGGAAAAGGGGGTAGAGGTGCGCCTCCGCTTCGCCCCAGAGGCCAGCTGGCGGGTTTTGGAGGGGGACTACCCGGGTCTTGAGGTGGAGGGGGAACTCCCCGACGGGAGCCTCCTCGCCCGCCTCGAGGCCGCTCCCTTTAAGGACGGGGTGCCCTACGAAGTCCTGGCCTGGATTCAAAGCTTCGGCCCCCGGGTGGAGGTACTGAGCCCTCCGGAGCTCCGGGGTCTCTGGCTAGAGGAGGCGAGGCGGCTTTTGGAACTCTACGGAACCCGACAGGAGGTGTCGGGAACCCCGCTTAAGGTGGGCGCATGAGCGCAGAAAAGGCGGCCCTAGCTCTGTGGGCTAAAAGCGGCGAACCCTTCCACCCCCTCTTGGCCCACATGCTGGACACGGCGGCGGTGGCCCAGGCGGTGCTCTTCCGCGAGCCTTCCCGGACCCTTGCCCTCTACACCCAGGACTGGGGCCTTTCCCTGGAGGAGGCTGTGGCCTGGGTGGCCCTCCTCGTGGGCCTCCACGACCTGGGCAAGGCGAGCCCCGTCTTTCAGGCGGCCTGGGAGGAGGGGGCGAGGCGGGTGCAGGAGGCGGGCCTCCTCCTGGAGGAGGGCCTGGAATGGGTGGCCCACGGGGTCTTCACGGAGCTCTATTTGAGGCGCCTCCTCAAGGCGAAGGGCTTGCCCGAGCGGGCGGCCAACGACCTGGCCACCGCCCTCGGGGCCCACCACGGCTTTCTAGCGAGCGCCGAGGAGAAGAAAGCTGCCCGCCGCCAGCTCAAACAGGAAGACCCCCTTTGGTGGGAGGTCCGAAGGTGGCTTCTAGAGGAGCTGTTCCAAAGGCTCGGGGCCCGGCTACCCGAGCTGGAAGGTAGGGAGGCCAGGCCCGAGGCCGTGCTCCGGGTCATGGCCCTCGCCTCCTTCGCCGACTGGGTGGCCTCGGACCCCAACTTCTTCCCTTACGGCCGGGACCCCATGGACCCGGGCTACCTGGCGGAGGCCCAAAAGAGGGCCAAGAGGGCCTTGGACCAGGTGGGCTGGAAGGCCTTCCGCTCGCCCGAAAAGCGGGAGTTCCGCCATCTTTTCTCCTTTAGCCCCAACCCTCTCCAGACCAGGCTTCCCCAGGTCTTGGGAAGCCCCAAGGAGCCCGTTCTCGCCTTGGTGGAGGCCCCCATGGGCATGGGCAAGACGGAGGCCGCCCTCTACGCCTACCACCTCCTCCAATGGGCCCTGGGGCACCGGGGGCTCTATGTGGCCCTCCCTACCCAGGCCACCGGAAACGGCCTCTTCCCCCGGGTAAAGGCTTTCCTGGAAAGACTACATTCCGAGGGGCCCCTGGACCTCCAGCTCCAACACGGGGCTGCCCTCCTCAACCGGGAGTACGTGGCCCTTTTGGAAAAGGTCCGCCCGGAGCAGGTGGAGAAGGAGGGCGCCGTGGCCTCGGCCTGGTTTTCCGCCCGCAAGCGGGCCATGCTCTCCCCCCACGGGGTGGGCACCCTGGACCAGGCCCTCCTGGGGGTTCTTCGGGTGAAGCATCACTTCATCCGCCTCTGGGGCCTCATGAACCGGGTGGTAGTGCTGGACGAGGTGCACGCCTACGATGTCTACACCTCGGGGCTCCTCCTTTCCCTCCTCAAGTGGCTCAAGGCCCTGGGCTCCAGCGTCATCCTCATGACCGCTACCCTGCCCCCTTCCCGCCGGAGGGAACTCCTTAAGGCCTGGGGGGGGGAAGGCCTCCGCCCAGGACCTGGGGGCCTACCCCCGGGTGGCGGTGGTGGAGGGGGAGGCCGTGCGCCCCGCCTCCCTCCCGCCCCATCGGGAGCTGGAGGTGGCCCTGAAGCGGGTCCCCGTGGGGGTGGAGGACCTGGCAAAGACCCTGCGGGAAGCCCTGCCCGGGGCCATTGGGGCCATTGTGAACACCGTGGACCGGGCCCAAGCCCTCTACCGGGCCCTGGGAGAGGGGAAACGCTTCACCGTGGGGGAGCTGGAGGAGGAGGTGCGCCGGGACTTTCCGGGGCGGGAAGGGGAGGTGGTGGGGAAGGTCCTGGAGGACGGCACCCGGGTCTTCCTCCTCCACGCCCGCTTTCCCGCCGAGGAACGGGCCCTGAGGGAAGCCCTGGTCCTCAAGCTCTTTGGTAGGGGAGGGCCGCGGCCTGAGAGGGCCATCCTAGTGGCCACCCAGGTGGCGGAGCAGAGCCTGGACCTGGACTTTGACCTCCTCTACACGGACCTGGCCCCCATAGACCTCCTCTTCCAGCGGGCGGGGAGGCTCCACCGTCACGAGCGGTCCAGGCCCGAAAAACACGCCTTCCCCCGTCTCCTCCTGGGCGTGCCGGAGGGCCTGGGCTTCGGCAAACCCCTTTACTGGGACGCCGTCTACGAGGACTTCGTGTTGCTGTCCACCTGGCGGGCCCTCGAGGGCAAGGCCTCCCTCCGCATCCCCCAGGACCTCGAGGGCCTTCTCCAGGAGGTCTACGAGGAAGAAGAACCCATCAAGTTTCTGGAGGACCTCCGGGAGCGAGCCCGGAAGAGCTTGGAAAAACTCAAAGAGCGCAGGGAAAGGGAGGCCCAGACTGCCAAGGCGCTTTCCCTAAGCGACCCCGCCCGCCTCCTGGCCTACTGGGACGAGGGGGAGATGGTGGCCCGGGAACGGTTGGAAGATGACGAGGAGAAGCCGGAAACCCAACGCCTCCTCACCCGCCTGGGCGACCCCAGCGTGGCCGTGGTCCCCCTCTTCCGGGTAGGGGAGGCGCTCTATCTGGACCGGGAGGGACGGCGGAGGGTGCCCCTCTCGGGGGAGCTTTCCCGAGAGGAGGCGGAAACCCTCTTCCAGCGGGCGGTGCGGCTTTCCCGCCGCCCTATACCCACGACCCTGCTCCGGGAAGACCCACCCAAGGCCTGGAGGAGAAGCGGCCTCCTGAAGGGCCTTAGGCCATTGGAGGTGGGAAGGGTCTTCATGCTGGAAAAGGGCGCCTTCCGGGTGGACCTGGACCCGGAGCTAGGGGTGGTTTACCGGGAGGTTTAAACCCGTCAGGGGATGTCGGGTAGGCTCTGTAACCTCAAGGGAGGAGGGAGAAACGTGGAGGCCAAGTTCAACCTGGTTGATGAACCCTGGATCCCCGTCCTGCGGGAGGAGCGGGTGGTGGAGGTGGGGATAAGGGAGGCCCTCCTCGAGGCGCCCACCATCCTCCGCATTGAAACCCCTTCCCCCCTGGAGGAGGCCGCCCTTCACCGGCTCCTTCTCGCCGTTCTCCACCGGGCCCTCGAGGGGCCCCGCCGGCCGGAGGACGTTCTGGACTGGTGGCGAGCGGGGCGCTTTCCCAAGAAGCCCATAGAGGACTACCTGAACCACTTCCGGGACCGCTTCTTCCTCTTCCACCCCGAGGCCCCCTTCCTCCAGGTGGCGGACCTCCCGGAGGACAAACCTCTTCCCTGGAGCAAGCTCCTTCCTGAACTTGCAAGCGGCGATAACCCCACCCTCTTTGACCACACCACCGAGGAAAACGTCCCCAAGGCCACCTATGCCCAGGCCACCCGGGCCCTTTTGGTACACCAGACCTTTGCCTTGGGCGGCCTCCTGCGCCGGTACGGGGTACCCTCGGCCCAGGATGCCCCCGTGGTCCGCTCCGCCCTTTTCCTGCCCACCGGGGAAAACCTTCTGCAAACCCTGCTCCTCAACCTGGTCCCCTACCCTCAAGAGGAGGATGCCCCCATCTGGGAGGTGCCTCCCCTGCGGCTCCAAGACTTGGAGGGCGCCAAGACCGAGTGGCCCCTTTCCGGCAGGACCCGGGTCTACACCTGGCCTTCCCGGGGGGTGCGCCTCCTGGACGAAGGGGATGGGGTGCGGTTCATGGGGTACGGACCCGGGGTGAAGCCCTCGGAGGCCGTCTACCGGGACCCCATGGTGGCCCAGCGCCTGGATGCCAAGGTCAAAGTGGAGTTCCTTCGCTTTTCCAAGGAGAAGAGCTTTTGGCGGGACTTCTCCGCCATGCTCCCTAGGCAAGGGGGCAAGGTGGCCGCCACCGTGGACCATGCCCAGGATCTTCAAAACAAGCTGCAGGACGAGGAGGAAGGGTGGGAAGGGCAGGTGGCCCTCCGGGTGCTGGGCCAGGTTTCGGAGCTTGGCAAGGACAAGGTTCTAGACGTTCGCCGGGAGGTCTACCCCTTGCCCACCGGGCTCCTTTCGCCGAAGGGAGAGGAGAATCTGGAGAAGGCCTTGAAGGCCGCCGAGGAGCTAGGGCAAGGCCTTTTCCACCTGGTGCTTGAGGTGGCCTGGGCGGTGATGGGCGAGCGGGACCGCCAGGAGCTTAAGAACTTCGCCCGCTCCCTTCCCCTGGAGCGCCTCTACTGGCACGCCCTGGACGGGGCCTTCCCTAGGTTCCTCGCCCAAGTGGAGAAGAAAGATTCCCTGGAGCTATGGCGGGAAGAGCTCAAAGGGGCGGCCCGGGGAGCCTGGGAGGCCACCCGGCTCTTTCTGGGCACAGAGGCCCGGCACCTCAAGGCCTTGGCCGAAGGGGAACGGCTTTTGGGCTACCTGCTGGGTAGGTTAGAGGAGGTGGTTGGGTGAGCCAGGGTAAAGGGTTTTTGGAGTGGTTGGAGCGCCTGAAAGCCCAGAAGGCATGGACCCCAGCGCGGGCGGCCCTGAGGCGGAGCCTCGCCTTTCCCCCGGGGGCCTACCCCAAGGTCATGCCCTACGTGGAGCCCTTCGTCAAGGAGGAGGGTTGGGTGCGGGAGGCCCACTACCTGGTGGCGGCCCTCTACGCCTTGAAGGACGGGGCCCACCAGGAGGGCCGCACCTTGGCCCGGGCTCTCTGGGAGAAGGCCCAGGGGTCCGATAGCGTGGAGAGGCGCTTCCTGGCCCTTTTGGACGCCGACCGGGACCAGATCGCCTTCCGCTTGCGCCAGGCGGTGGCCCTGGTGGAAGGGGGGTTGGACTTCGTCCAGCTTCTGAACGACCTGTTGCGCTGGTTTTCCCCGGAACGTTATGTCCAGGCCCGCTGGGCCAGGGAGTTCTACGGAGCCGAGGTTTCGGAGGAGAAGAAGGGGGTGGAGGCATGAAGCTTATGGAAGTGCACATCCTGCAGACGGTGGTCCCTAGCAACCTGAACCGGGACGACACGGGAAGCCCCAAGGATGCTCTCTTTGGGGGGTTTAGGCGGGCTAGGATCTCTAGCCAGGCCCAGAAGCGGGCGGTGCGGGTGGCTTTCAGGGATTTCAGGGAGAAGCTGTTTGGACAGTTCTTAGATGCTGAGTTTGCCGTACGTACACAAAAGCTCGTGAACGAGCGTCTGGTACCTGAGCTCATGAAACGGGGCTTTAACCAAAACGATGCCGAACAACTGAGTGTGAAAACACTTCAACTTCTGAAGAAGGGGGAAGGAGCCTTCTTCAAAAAAGATAAACCCCACGAGACAACTTATCTTATCTTTGCTGCTCCCAAGGAAATAGAGAAGCTTATTGATTTCATTGTCAACAACTCCGCTCGTCTGTCAGGCGAGCTTGATAAAAGGACTAAGCAAAAGCTGGGTAACGAGCTGAATGAGGTGTTGGATGGCGGAAAAGCCGTAGATCTGGCCCTCTTTGGCCGGATGCTGGCGGACCGGCCCGAGCTGGGGGTGGATGCCGCCTGCCAGGTGGCCCACGCTCTTTCCACCCACAAGGTGGACCGGGAGTTTGACTTTTACACCGCCGTGGACGACCTAAACCCCAAGGAGGAAACCGGTGCCGGGATGATGGGGGACGTGGAGTTCTACTCCGCCACCCTCTACCGCTACGCCGTGGTGGACCTGGGGAAACTCCTGGAAAACCTTCAAGGGGACAAGGAGCTGGCGCTAAGGGGGGCCTTGGCCTTCCTCGAGGCCTTCGCCCTTACCCTGCCCTCGGGCAAGCAGAACAGCTTCGCCGCCCACAACCCGCCCCTCTTCGTGGCCTTCCGGGCTGGGGTCGGCCTGCCCAGGAACCTGGCCACCGCCTTTGAGAGGCCCATCCGTCCCCGGGAGGACAGGCCCCTTTCCGCCCTCTCGGCGGAGGCCCTAGCCCAGACGTGGACCAGGTTTGACCGGGCCTACGGGCCCCTGAACCCCGAGTGGAAAGGGGCGGTGAACCTAACGGAGGCGAAGGACCTTGACCCGTGGCCCCTGTTTGAGGGACTTAGGGACCTCAAGACCGAGGTGGAGAGGGCCCTGAAGGCGCTTTTGGAGGTGTAGCGTGCCCACCCTCCTCCTTAGGCTCCAAGGCCCCCTGCAGTCCTGGGGCACCCGGAGCCGCTTTGACCACCGGGATACCTGGCCCTATCCCACGAAAAGCGGGGTAGTAGGCCTCCTGGCCGCCGCCCTGGGCCGGGACCGGAGGGAGGACGTCTCCGACCTGGCCGCCCTCCGCATGGGGGTGCGAGTGGACCGGAAAGGGGTGCTTAAGGTGGACTACCAGACGGCCAAAGAAGTCCGGACCGCCAACCTGGAGAGCAAGAAAAAGAAAGACGTGCAGAGCTGGCGGTATTTCCTCTCCGACGCGGCCTTCCTGGCGGGCCTCGAGGGGGATGGGGGGCTTCTTCGCGAGCTCCACGGGGCCCTGAAAAACCCCCGCTTTCCCCTCTTTCTGGGGCGCAAGGGCTACGTGCCAAGTCCACCCCCCTACCTGCCAGACGGCCTAGTGGAAGCCCCCCTGGAAGAGGCCCTGAGGGCCTACCCTTACCTAGCAAGGGGCGAGCCTCGGGAAGACCTCCTCCTGGCCCTCGAGGCCAGGGAGGGCCGCCTGGTCTACGACCAGCCCGCGGGGCCCTTCAGCGAGCGCCGCTTCGCCGCCCGGTACGTGGAGGAGCGGTGGCTTCCCAAAGAAGAGGTCCCCGAGGGTCCTCCGAGCTGGGAGGTGGCCCGTGTGGGTTAGCAAGCTGGTGCTCAACCCGGCCTCCCGGGCGGCCCGGCGGGACCTGGCCAACCCCTACGAGATGCACCGCACCCTTTCCAAGGCGGTTTCCCAGGCCTTGAAGGAGGGGCGGGAACGCCTCCTTTGGCGCCTGGAGCCCACCCGGGGCATAGAGCCTCCCGTGGTCCTGGTGCAGACCCTCACCGAGCCCCTCTGGAGCGTGCTGGAGGAGGGGTACGCTGAGGTCTTCCCCCCAAAGCCCTTTGAGCCCGTCCTTCGGCCCGGCCAGCGCCTCCGCTTCCGCCTGCGGGCCAACCCCGCCGTGCGCCTGGCGGCCACGGGCAAGCGGGTGGCCCTGAAGACCCCGCCTGAGAAGCTGGCCTGGCTGGAAAGGCGGCTTGCGGAAGGGGGCTTTCGCCTTCTAGAAGGCGAGACCGGGCCCCTGGTGCGCATCCTGCAGGACACCTTTCTGGAGGCGCGGCACAAGGGGGAGGAGGGCCGTTTGGTCCAGATCCAGGCCGTTCTCTTTGAGGGGGTCCTCGAGGTGGTGGACCCCGAGAAGGCTCGGGCTACCCTGGAACGGGGGGTGGGTCCGGGCAAGGTCCTGGGCCTTGGCCTCCTCTCCCTAGCCCCTTGAGGTGGGCCATGCCCCCCGTGCCCAGCGCCAGGAACCTGAAGGAGCTCCCCAAGCTCAGGGACGGGCTTTCCTACCTTTACGTGGAGCACGCCGTGGTGGAGCGGGAGGCAGGGGGCATCGGCATCTACGACCAGGAGGGCCTCACCCTGGCCCCCGCGGCGAACCTGGGGGTCCTGTTCCTGGGCCCGGGGACCCGCATCACCCACGCGGCCATCCGTCTCCTCGCAGAAAACGGGTGCACCGTGGCCTGGGTAGGGGAAGGGATGGCCCGCTTCTACGCCCAGGGGCTAGGGGACACCCGAAGCGGGGCTCGCCTTTACCGCCAGGCCCGGGCCTGGGCAGACCCTGCGCTCCATCTGGAGGTGGTCCTGAGGCTTTACCGGATGCGCTTTTCCCAACCCCTTCCCGAGGGGCTGACCCTGGAGCAGGTGCGGGGCCTCGAGGGGGTGCGGGTGCGGGAGACCTACGCCCGTTGGAGCCGGGAGACCGGGGTGCCCTGGTACGGCCGGAGCTACGACCGAAGGGACTGGCGGGCGGCCGACCCCGTAAACCGGGCCCTCTCCGCCGGGGCCGCCTACCTCTATGGCCTGGCCCACGCCGCCGTTGTGTCCATGGGCTTCAGCCCTGCCCTGGGCTTCATCCACACGGGGAAGCTCCTCTCCTTCGTGTACGACATCGCCGACCTCTACAAGGCCGACTACCTAGTCCCCGCCGCCTTCCGCACCGTGGCCAAGTCTGAGGAAGGGGTGGAGCGCCGGGTGCGGAGGGCCTTGCGGCAAGCCATCCAGGAGGGGCGGCTGCTGGAGCGCATCTCCGAGGATCTCCTGAACCTCTTCCACGGCCTGGGTTTGCCCGAGGGGGATGACCCCGTGGAGGAGGACCCTAGCCGTCCTGGGAGGCTTTGGGACCTCGAGGGCGAGGTGGAAGGCGGGGTGGCCTATGGTGGTGATGGTCCTGGAGAAGGTGCCGAAGAGCCTGAGGGGTGACCTTACCCGGTTCCTGGTAGAGGTGGACACCGGGGTCTTCGTGGGCCGGGTAAGCGCTATGGTAAGGGACCTCCTCTGGGAGAAGGCGGTAGAGAAAGCGGAGGGGGGCCGGGTGGCCATGGCTTATCGGGCCAACAATGAGCAAGGCTTTGCCCTTCGGCTTCACGGCTACTCGGACCGCACTTTGCGGGACTTTGATGGTATAGTTTTGGTGAGCATTCGGAACGCCGAGGCGGCGCGGAAGGCGGCGAGGTTAACTAAACAGGTGCAACGTTACAAGTGCTGCGCCGCTGAGGAATCCGAAGGGGATCTTGAAAAAAAGAATCTGCAATAGCCCCTGGTAAGACACATAAAAGGGGGTGAAGGGCAGTTTTCGCCGTTCTGGTCAAGTGTAGTCCCCACACACGTGGGGATGGACCGGCGGGATCTTCATCTCCCGGGACGGTAATCTTGTAGTCCCCACACACGTGGGGATGGACCGGAAACTTTCGCACGTGAAGGGGAGCGGTGGAGTAGTCCCCACACACGTGGGGATGGACCGGCTTCCTGGGCCCGCAACCAACCATGCCCGATGTAGTCCCCACACACGTGGGGATGGACCGGGACCGCAAAACCGTCGTCATGCGGGTGCAGAGTAGTCCCCACACACGTGGGGATGGACCGCCCGAGCCGGGGGGCTCGCCCCCGGCCGGTTCGTAGTCCCCACACACGTGGGGATGGACCGTCCCCCCAAACCACGGGGTGGTTGGCCACCGTGTAGTCCCCACACACGTGGGGATGGACCGTAAGGGCGGGCTAGGTAGCACAGGGGGGGGGCGTAGTCCCCACACACGTGGGGATGGACCGTTTGCCCTATCGGCCGCTGTTGAAGTAGCCACCGTAGTCCCCACACACGTGGGGATGGACCGTGGTTCCGGCCCGCAACGCCATGCGTCCGAAGTAGTCCCCACACACGTGGGGATGGACCGGGGCCGCCGGGCCGTTCTACACGGTCCAAGACGTAGTCCCCACACACGTG
The genomic region above belongs to Thermus sediminis and contains:
- the cas7e gene encoding type I-E CRISPR-associated protein Cas7/Cse4/CasC; translation: MKLMEVHILQTVVPSNLNRDDTGSPKDALFGGFRRARISSQAQKRAVRVAFRDFREKLFGQFLDAEFAVRTQKLVNERLVPELMKRGFNQNDAEQLSVKTLQLLKKGEGAFFKKDKPHETTYLIFAAPKEIEKLIDFIVNNSARLSGELDKRTKQKLGNELNEVLDGGKAVDLALFGRMLADRPELGVDAACQVAHALSTHKVDREFDFYTAVDDLNPKEETGAGMMGDVEFYSATLYRYAVVDLGKLLENLQGDKELALRGALAFLEAFALTLPSGKQNSFAAHNPPLFVAFRAGVGLPRNLATAFERPIRPREDRPLSALSAEALAQTWTRFDRAYGPLNPEWKGAVNLTEAKDLDPWPLFEGLRDLKTEVERALKALLEV
- a CDS encoding IS256 family transposase, whose protein sequence is MNQEGFKRLTKEEISRRIREGVKAIIEQVLEEEMTEHLAAGHRERTPSRRGERNGHYTRDLITPAGKIAQLRVPRDREGTFLTEVLERYKRMTGEVEAAVLEMDLQGVSTRKVAAITEGLSRVRIGKDAVSRVAQRLEEAPSAWRGRPLGLAYPYLYLDAAYFKANRGGRVVDLALLVAVGVNEKGYRGHGRSPYILLLAVEPAGGERKEAWRNLRKGLVERGLRGVRLVISDDPPSIRQAARAELPGASWQRCGAPGGVCGAAAGHGGIPGPRVC
- the cas2e gene encoding type I-E CRISPR-associated endoribonuclease Cas2e, producing the protein MVVMVLEKVPKSLRGDLTRFLVEVDTGVFVGRVSAMVRDLLWEKAVEKAEGGRVAMAYRANNEQGFALRLHGYSDRTLRDFDGIVLVSIRNAEAARKAARLTKQVQRYKCCAAEESEGDLEKKNLQ
- the cas5e gene encoding type I-E CRISPR-associated protein Cas5/CasD, which encodes MPTLLLRLQGPLQSWGTRSRFDHRDTWPYPTKSGVVGLLAAALGRDRREDVSDLAALRMGVRVDRKGVLKVDYQTAKEVRTANLESKKKKDVQSWRYFLSDAAFLAGLEGDGGLLRELHGALKNPRFPLFLGRKGYVPSPPPYLPDGLVEAPLEEALRAYPYLARGEPREDLLLALEAREGRLVYDQPAGPFSERRFAARYVEERWLPKEEVPEGPPSWEVARVG
- a CDS encoding transposase, with translation MARRRGTAESLAREFVERYRDRYRRGVEVFAQGLGEALIHLDFPSGHQKHIKGTNALERLFREVKRRTRAVGVFPSEGSLGNLATVVMLRATEDWALRRYLDMAPLWAAEEKPTKIAT
- a CDS encoding CRISPR-associated endonuclease Cas3'', whose translation is MSAEKAALALWAKSGEPFHPLLAHMLDTAAVAQAVLFREPSRTLALYTQDWGLSLEEAVAWVALLVGLHDLGKASPVFQAAWEEGARRVQEAGLLLEEGLEWVAHGVFTELYLRRLLKAKGLPERAANDLATALGAHHGFLASAEEKKAARRQLKQEDPLWWEVRRWLLEELFQRLGARLPELEGREARPEAVLRVMALASFADWVASDPNFFPYGRDPMDPGYLAEAQKRAKRALDQVGWKAFRSPEKREFRHLFSFSPNPLQTRLPQVLGSPKEPVLALVEAPMGMGKTEAALYAYHLLQWALGHRGLYVALPTQATGNGLFPRVKAFLERLHSEGPLDLQLQHGAALLNREYVALLEKVRPEQVEKEGAVASAWFSARKRAMLSPHGVGTLDQALLGVLRVKHHFIRLWGLMNRVVVLDEVHAYDVYTSGLLLSLLKWLKALGSSVILMTATLPPSRRRELLKAWGGEGLRPGPGGLPPGGGGGGGGRAPRLPPAPSGAGGGPEAGPRGGGGPGKDPAGSPARGHWGHCEHRGPGPSPLPGPGRGETLHRGGAGGGGAPGLSGAGRGGGGEGPGGRHPGLPPPRPLSRRGTGPEGSPGPQALW
- the cas6e gene encoding type I-E CRISPR-associated protein Cas6/Cse3/CasE, with the protein product MWVSKLVLNPASRAARRDLANPYEMHRTLSKAVSQALKEGRERLLWRLEPTRGIEPPVVLVQTLTEPLWSVLEEGYAEVFPPKPFEPVLRPGQRLRFRLRANPAVRLAATGKRVALKTPPEKLAWLERRLAEGGFRLLEGETGPLVRILQDTFLEARHKGEEGRLVQIQAVLFEGVLEVVDPEKARATLERGVGPGKVLGLGLLSLAP
- the casB gene encoding type I-E CRISPR-associated protein Cse2/CasB, whose product is MSQGKGFLEWLERLKAQKAWTPARAALRRSLAFPPGAYPKVMPYVEPFVKEEGWVREAHYLVAALYALKDGAHQEGRTLARALWEKAQGSDSVERRFLALLDADRDQIAFRLRQAVALVEGGLDFVQLLNDLLRWFSPERYVQARWAREFYGAEVSEEKKGVEA
- the casA gene encoding type I-E CRISPR-associated protein Cse1/CasA; the protein is MEAKFNLVDEPWIPVLREERVVEVGIREALLEAPTILRIETPSPLEEAALHRLLLAVLHRALEGPRRPEDVLDWWRAGRFPKKPIEDYLNHFRDRFFLFHPEAPFLQVADLPEDKPLPWSKLLPELASGDNPTLFDHTTEENVPKATYAQATRALLVHQTFALGGLLRRYGVPSAQDAPVVRSALFLPTGENLLQTLLLNLVPYPQEEDAPIWEVPPLRLQDLEGAKTEWPLSGRTRVYTWPSRGVRLLDEGDGVRFMGYGPGVKPSEAVYRDPMVAQRLDAKVKVEFLRFSKEKSFWRDFSAMLPRQGGKVAATVDHAQDLQNKLQDEEEGWEGQVALRVLGQVSELGKDKVLDVRREVYPLPTGLLSPKGEENLEKALKAAEELGQGLFHLVLEVAWAVMGERDRQELKNFARSLPLERLYWHALDGAFPRFLAQVEKKDSLELWREELKGAARGAWEATRLFLGTEARHLKALAEGERLLGYLLGRLEEVVG
- a CDS encoding DEAD/DEAH box helicase family protein produces the protein MGKVLEDGTRVFLLHARFPAEERALREALVLKLFGRGGPRPERAILVATQVAEQSLDLDFDLLYTDLAPIDLLFQRAGRLHRHERSRPEKHAFPRLLLGVPEGLGFGKPLYWDAVYEDFVLLSTWRALEGKASLRIPQDLEGLLQEVYEEEEPIKFLEDLRERARKSLEKLKERREREAQTAKALSLSDPARLLAYWDEGEMVARERLEDDEEKPETQRLLTRLGDPSVAVVPLFRVGEALYLDREGRRRVPLSGELSREEAETLFQRAVRLSRRPIPTTLLREDPPKAWRRSGLLKGLRPLEVGRVFMLEKGAFRVDLDPELGVVYREV
- the cas1e gene encoding type I-E CRISPR-associated endonuclease Cas1e; translated protein: MPPVPSARNLKELPKLRDGLSYLYVEHAVVEREAGGIGIYDQEGLTLAPAANLGVLFLGPGTRITHAAIRLLAENGCTVAWVGEGMARFYAQGLGDTRSGARLYRQARAWADPALHLEVVLRLYRMRFSQPLPEGLTLEQVRGLEGVRVRETYARWSRETGVPWYGRSYDRRDWRAADPVNRALSAGAAYLYGLAHAAVVSMGFSPALGFIHTGKLLSFVYDIADLYKADYLVPAAFRTVAKSEEGVERRVRRALRQAIQEGRLLERISEDLLNLFHGLGLPEGDDPVEEDPSRPGRLWDLEGEVEGGVAYGGDGPGEGAEEPEG
- a CDS encoding helix-turn-helix transcriptional regulator translates to MGKSARLLVLADALRLRPMRVGELAKRFGISERTVERDLKALEALGHPLERVGRGIYRIPDRPPPLHPIEALALFAAGRLLYHQAPTRQYRLALDKLARALPEPLRSLLLRSTEGLKERQGESRTLEMVARALLERRVLAFEYRSGGSRNWRPKELLVYFLEANRTNLGLYAIGYERGFHRAVVTFKLSRMRHARLLDETYKIPEDFDPSAYLNRAWGVVGVREKGVEVRLRFAPEASWRVLEGDYPGLEVEGELPDGSLLARLEAAPFKDGVPYEVLAWIQSFGPRVEVLSPPELRGLWLEEARRLLELYGTRQEVSGTPLKVGA